The following are encoded in a window of Aerococcus sanguinicola genomic DNA:
- a CDS encoding LPXTG cell wall anchor domain-containing protein has translation MEEGKNSRGDSGQWIIVFDGDGNEVSREFVRDGKDGASSSLETVPGKNEKGESGLWVIVKDGEGNESSRHFVRDGKDGKDGKDGRSVQKIYNREGKLIIIFSDHTTEEIEIPCCKPCPESPRTPKPGDPTPNVPTKPETPKPGEPKVPNDPKPGEPKVPGTPNPGVPSVPADPGKPGQPDPEVPSVPADPGKPGQPDPEVPSVPADPEKPGQPDPEVPNVPGNPTPEVPNVPGNPTPEVPSVPGNPAPEVPTVPGNPTPEVPSQPEQPAKVQVEGVTYPATTQVRQENKDQATPKQAKAKTLPQTSSTSQVSTAALAVSLLAGVGLLVFPMKKED, from the coding sequence GTGGAAGAAGGCAAGAACAGCCGCGGTGATTCTGGCCAATGGATTATTGTCTTCGACGGAGACGGCAATGAAGTTTCCCGTGAATTTGTCCGTGACGGTAAAGACGGCGCTTCATCAAGCCTCGAAACCGTTCCAGGTAAGAATGAAAAAGGTGAATCCGGCCTTTGGGTAATCGTTAAAGACGGTGAAGGCAATGAATCCAGTCGTCACTTCGTCCGCGATGGTAAAGACGGCAAGGACGGTAAGGATGGCCGCAGCGTACAGAAGATCTACAACCGTGAAGGTAAACTGATCATCATCTTCTCAGACCACACCACGGAAGAGATTGAAATCCCATGCTGCAAACCATGCCCAGAGTCTCCAAGAACACCAAAACCAGGAGACCCAACACCAAACGTTCCAACCAAACCAGAAACTCCGAAACCAGGTGAGCCTAAGGTACCGAATGATCCAAAACCAGGTGAGCCTAAGGTACCTGGCACTCCAAACCCAGGAGTACCAAGTGTCCCAGCTGATCCTGGAAAACCAGGCCAACCAGACCCAGAAGTACCAAGTGTCCCAGCTGACCCTGGAAAACCAGGTCAACCAGACCCAGAAGTACCAAGTGTCCCAGCTGACCCTGAAAAACCAGGTCAACCAGATCCAGAAGTACCAAATGTACCGGGCAACCCAACACCGGAAGTACCGAACGTACCGGGTAACCCAACACCAGAAGTACCAAGTGTACCGGGTAATCCAGCACCAGAAGTACCAACTGTACCAGGCAACCCAACGCCAGAAGTTCCAAGCCAACCAGAACAACCTGCTAAGGTTCAAGTAGAAGGTGTGACCTACCCTGCAACGACCCAAGTTCGTCAAGAAAACAAGGACCAGGCCACACCAAAACAAGCCAAAGCTAAGACTCTGCCACAAACGTCTTCAACCAGCCAAGTATCCACCGCAGCACTCGCTGTCTCCCTCCTCGCAGGGGTTGGACTACTTGTCTTCCCAATGAAGAAAGAAGACTAG